Genomic segment of Drosophila simulans strain w501 chromosome 2R, Prin_Dsim_3.1, whole genome shotgun sequence:
GAGATCGGTTCGGCCAACGGAGCTACCCATGCGGAGGATCACAAGTGagcattataaatatttaataattttctaaaaacctATAGTTGCAATAAAACTATATCAGATTGAATTGAAGTACAGTTTGGCTTATCTCAAACTAAGGATAGATTATTTTAGTAACACCTATGCCTTTCCAGATTTCAGTACATTTTGGCAGCGGCCACTTCGATCGCCACCAAGAACAATGAGGAGACTTTGACGTACCTCAACCAAGGCCAGAGCTACGAAATAAAGCTGAAGAAGATCGGAGACCTGTCCCTCTATAGGGATAAGATACTGAAGGTGAGTCCAAAGTCTCTGTCCGCAGCCTCCAATTGAGTCGGAGAGTCATGTGATGCGATGAATTATTTGACTGTCGAGTGAGCGACTTGGTCATCCCGTCTGTGTGACCGCATGTGTGTATATGGGGGGCtcaattgattttaataagCCCCAATTAAGCCGGGCGACTTGAGAGATGCGAGGCATTACCATTCCATGTACATGTGAAATCTGCGTGTGCGAATAAACTTTCCAAATGACTTCACTTCTTGCCACTTCTCACAAAACCGTTTCCCCTCCGATTCCCTCTTGCAGAGCGTGATCAAGATCTGCTTCCACGAGCGCCGCCTGCAGTTCATGGAGCGCGAGCAGATGCAGCAATGGCAGCAATCCCGCCCAGGCGAACGCATCATTGAGGTGGACGTACCGCTTTCGTACGGCCTCTGCCACGTGTCGCAGCCGCTGAGCTCCGCCTCACTGAACACTGTCGAGATCTTCTGGGACCCACTGAAGGAGGTCGGCGTCTACATCAAGGTCAACTGCATTTCAACCGAATTTACCCCAAAGAAGCACGGCGGCGAGAAGGGTGTGCCCTTCCGACTGCAAATTGAAACCTATATAGAAAACACAAACAGTGCCACCGCCAGCGGCTcgggcggcagcaacaacagcgccaTCGCCAGTGGCAGCGGAAGCAGTGGCTCCGCTGCCCCAGCATCTCCGGAACGGACTCCTAGTGCCGGCAGCAATGGTAAACAGGCGGTCCATGCAGCTGCCTGCCAGATCAAGGTGAGTGAGAAGAAGAACTGGACAAGATCATTGTCCGCTTAACGGAGAGAGTCTCTTATTTTGTCCGTTAACAGGAAACAGGAtcctatttttaaatatagtatGCCATTAATGTTCAGTGAGCTATCTATGCTTACATagtattcatttaatttatttatttcatttatacaAAATGACCCAGCTTAATTGGAGTGTTGAATGTATGTTGGCCGTTGATATGATCTTAAAAGAGAATGACCTACTTTAATTTTGAGATATTGCCACTGCGGTCCGAAAATAGCCAATGGAATTTTACGGAAGAGAACGTAATCAGAAAGTAGCATTCACAAACAACAAGTACCATAAAAAGTGTATAATTTCtttggccattaaaattatCTACACACGTATTCATATCTGTGACTTACAGATATACCAAACAATGAAAAcaagaatattatttaaagcgGAATTATTATGTGAAGGTTTTAAGCTATTACCTGTAAAAGTGGCGAAGTACAAATAGCTTTGACAATAGCTCTTTTGATAATAAATGTGTGATAATCAAGATTACCAATTATCATATTCCGTGCAAACCACTTAGAACGCTTATATTAAACGCTTATTCTTACAGGTTTTTAAGCTAAAGGGAGCTGATCGCAAACATAAACAGGATCGGGAGAAGATCCAGAAGCGGCCCCAATCGGAGCAGGAGAAGTTCCAGCCCAGCTACGAGTGTACCATCATGAACGATATATCCCTGGATCTGGTGATGTCCGCCACCACCACTGGCTGCTACAGTCCCGAATAGTGAGTATTTACCTTCAGATTCTTCAGTTAAGCGGGAAGATATAGACACATAGTGGGTCAGGGAAGGGAAGATCAGTTGTCATAGCTTCTGCTCCAGAATTGAGTAACAATTTATTGCGCTGCCATGTCGCGCAATTTTCCAATTGAGCCCGCAAATTTTTCCACAACTCTTGTTTATGCGACAACTACGGACCGAGCTTTTTGATTTACGAACCAAGCGAGTGCAGTTCCACACATTTACATAACGTGCAGTTAAGATCAAGTGCATATTACGTATTACTTAGATACTCGTTCCTTATCTGAACGTACAGTGCGGTTCATAGCCCTAAGGCGGGGTCTTGGCCATGTTTTGGCTTAGTACATTCTGGTCCACATAGTTCACACGATAAGATCATGTTATGCTATTGATTAAGATTTACATTTAGAGTGATTTCAGTGCTATAAGTACGGTCTTACATTGTATTTGAAGTGGTACATTTTGAATGTAAAGATCAAAAGCATTCTGTTTATTTGcgaatttaaaacataaacaaacaaaccaagcGATTACACGTTGTTTTTTGTGGTTctattaaatatgtattttatttagaaTCTAGTGTGCAGTGAAAAACGCTATATACAGATATTTCGGTGGAAATTTTCCATAACGagagcaaatgaaaatcattcAGTTTGTCATTTGCATGATCACAAAATCATAAAGATCAATCGAATTGAGAGCGGCTGTATACGTGTATCATATAAAGAGAGAACACCTCGATCGGCGAGAGATCCGGAGAAATGGGGAGAAAGAGATCCAGAGAGATTTCTAGAGAGAATCCGAAGGATAGTGGAAAGCTAAGAGATCAGTTAAGAGCACTTTGCGCCGCGGtctttgttgttattgcgTCTGCTCCAAgttatttttagtttaaagtTGCTTTTAaccggtttttggttttggtctCTGTTCAAtgatttcgtttgtttgcattCCGAGCACTTTAGATAATGATGGCGAATGATATGGGGATTGTATAAGGTCTTGTATTGTTGAGATCGATTATGTCGATCAGGTGCAGAAAAGCCTACGGCTAGGTATTATCCACTCAAAAACCGGAAATCATGGGGGGGCGGCGAAAGACGCAAATCTGTAAAATTTACCCGGTGGAAAAGCAGCCATATAAAATAGATTCCAAACGGGTTTGTCTGGCCAATCAGCCGCAACTGGGCGTATCGGGTGCCTTCTAAGCAAGGCAAGTGGCTCGGCGAAGAGCAAACCAGATTCCCCGGGGAGCAGCGGGACCATGGGAAATTCGAATTGTGAATTCCGCGCTGGAGTTCCTCGCATTCGTGAACATGCGCTTGCATCTGAAGGATCGTCGCTCCTGCCAACGTCAGATACGGAACGAGCTCTACTGGATTTGTAGGATCTGCAAGAACTCACTTAAAGCTGGCTTGTACTAATCTCCTCCTGTATCCTATTCCTTGCAGTATGAAACTTTGGCCAAACTCGCCCGTGCACATACCCAAGTACGATGGAATGCTTCCGTTTGCGCCAAGTGCAGCATCGCCGgctaccagcagcagccccATAGCCATCAACTCGGTGACATCGACCAACTCGCCCACCCTCAAGCTGATGGACGCCACCAACATGGTCTCACCGCAGCATGTGCCCGCTGACATGGACGATTATGTAGGTGTCATTGCCCACTGCTCCCTAAGCAGACTTACTAAATAAATGACCCTTTATTGTCCATTTCAGAGCCAGAACATAATGCCGGAATCGACGCCCTCGCAAGTGACGCAGTGGCTGACCAATCATCGCCTCACGGCCTATCTCTCAACGTTTGCACAGTTCTCGGGAGCGGATATCATGCGGTATGTGATCTGGAGCGTTTGGGAATAGTAGTCATCTAGAATTCGAACcgaattaatattatttttttctgcttctAAGTGACCCAATTTTATACCAACCAAATCGTAGGAGAGTCGAGTAgttttcttttatcaaaacaattttatgaCCGCCGTAATTAAAAGCGTCGTTCGATTGAAGTAACAACTAACTTACTTATGTATAAAAGCGTTTTAATTATCATCACGCCCCTATTTGTCTGCTAAGCTGCGAATACTAAGGTGTTTTTGATTACCGTTTTATACAATCAAGCGATAAACCATATAATGTTTTAATCAGTTAGTTGTGCTATCTTATTGACTGGCATATAACAGATAGCGGaactaaaataaaacagcTAAGGGACACTATGATTCCCCATCCAATCGATTACGAGCAATCAAACCATAAAgtttttgattattaaatacCTTGATTAGATAGCTGGCCTACTCCGTCAGATACTTGATCGTTTAAGGTTATTACTctatatatgcatttataggtttatgtatgtaatatTTCTATCTTTAACTCGTGCCACACCGcacatttgaaatttgtttgttcttccgacttatttatatttttgaattatttttagcatGTCCAAGGAGGATTTGATTCAAATTTGCGGCCTGGCCGATGGCATTCGCATGTTCAACATTTTGCGCGCCAAGTGAGTGTAACCATCTTGAAAAACTCAGACATTTGTTCTAATTGTGATCCTTCCCTCAGGACTATTGCTCCCAGGCTAACTTTGTACGCCAGCGTTGATGGATGCAGCTACAATGCCATCTACTTGTTGTCGAACACggccaaggagctgcagcagaagcTGTTCAAGATGCCTGGCTTCTACGAGTTCATGGCCAAGGCCAGTGCCCAGGAGAACGGAGCCGGTGGAGCAGccactgcagctgctgcagcactCTTCAACAATTGGGGGATGCACTCCAAGTATTCGGGCAGCGGCTCCAATATCTTCAACGACGCCAACAAGAGCTGCGTGTACATATCGGGGCCATCGGGCATCCTTGTGACCATCACCGACGAGGTGCTGAACAACGGGATCAAGGACCGCAGCCTCTACGCGCTGGAGGTGCAGGCCGGCAAGGTGATCCTCAAGCTGATCAACAAGCAGGACAACAACTAAGCGATGTTCTGGCAACGCGGATGCACTGTAGTAGAGACCACCCGAGCAATCAAGTATAGTTTATAGCATTTACACGCAGTAAGATGGCACATCGAAACCGTTTTCTATATAGGTTTTAATTTGTATGAGATTTCGCGCAGCAATTTTGAACAAGTGAAAAGCAAGCAGCCCCTAACCCTGTTCCCTAAAATCTTTGTTAAAGAACtagtgcaaaatatttaagtttcgttttcagttctcactttaagttttgtttattttatatgtattttataccACCTACGATACACGACTACATATGCACATTTAATTCTCCGATGCGATTGCATTTCGATTCGTTCTTTTCctacttttaatttcttttatcgTTATGGCGTATGCTTATCACTTAAAGAactattatatatttgtttgtagAACCACATCAATATCAATTGTTTGAAGtagaaagaaaaaacccaaaaaaaaaacaaatttaaaatactgATTATTATCTTGAAGTACAGTACCACGAATACAAGAATTGATCAATTGTTTCGAAGCAGAGTTCAACTAGCAACCAAACAACAACTTTTGTATGTGATAGAAGCAATAAAGTGTTATCCACAAGTGGACTGTCAAAAAAAGTGTTTACTTATTTAGTAGGTTCCGAAATTTACAATGGGTTCCATAAAGTAGTATGTTGAACTAACTGCTGACTAGAATGTATCGATAGAAGCTTCTGATTTAGAAAGTTAGTACATTTAACTTCTCTATTtggcatttttcaaaattttcgtAGTATGGATTGCCtccatattatattatttatatacatatatttcttatGCTTTCTGGGTGAGttaaaaaattatgttttaagATTGTGAATTTGGCACATGATTGAACTCGGCAGCTTGGGAAGTGCAGGGCGATTGTCAAATTTTGCAATATATGGTAGAGCAATCCAATGGAATCTTCACCTATCGCGATGCGAGCGGATCTATCCAGCTGCAGCGCTTGGAAACAGTTCCATCCGGTGTCACTCTACTCATGTACTGCAGTCCTACGGATTTCAAGGAAACTATGTGCCAGGACAATGGACAGTTCTCGGTCCCGCTGCCCATGCACTGTTTAAGTCCAATGCAACCGGTGCCCAAGGATATTCGCGATGGGGACTGCGCGGGGAACCTGTATGCAGTGGGATATACCATAGATGGCAAGGATCTGGAGCTGTATCGCACATGTTTCGATTCCGGGCAGGGAAGACTCTTGTACTCGCAGAGCGATGTCTACTACAAAACGTTTTGTGAGTAAATCACAAAGTTTTGCCTTTTGCATCACTATTATTAGTGTACGGAGTTTTAGTTCCGAAGCGGCCGTTTGTGGAGTTTGTGGCAGATGAGATGTTCAGTCCGCAGGAGGCTGCTGCTTATATGAAGTCCAACATCTATTTTGCGTTCAAATGCATTTACGGTGATGACCAGTCCTACTTGCCAAGTGCCAACTACTTGGTGATTAATCGAGGACATATGGTGGCTTCGGCGGACTTCCTGTTCACTGACCAGATGGGCAGTACTTTCCGCTATCTGAATGTGGTGCCGCAATTCAAGTCAATTAACGATGGCAACTGGGAGAAAATTGAGAGATGGGTGCGCAGTCAGATCCCGAACTCATCCTATTTCCGGGTCAAGTCCGGCGGAATTGGCATCTTGACTTTGCCAGACACCAAGGGCTTCCTTCAGTCGGCTTTCCTCGCCGGCTCCAAGATCCCGGTTCCCGAGTGGACCTACAAAGTGGTACGGGATGCCACCGGCAATGGGCTGTACGTATTCCTCACTTACAATAGTACCTTCCAAAGGGAGCGGCCCCAGTGTCTGGCTATTTGTTACCCAGTTAATTGCCCCATTGCCCTCCCGAATAACCCCGACGATGGATTCACCTTCTGTTGCGATCCCAAGCGGTTCCCATATTAAGGAAGGAGAagcatttatgtatattttatctAAGGGCTGCTCGAAATTAAACCCACGTAATAATCGTCGGCTAAATAATTCAGTATTTTTACTCAACATACGCACATATGTAAGCTGAAAATTGCGAAAGTGCATAGACAAATGAcatacactgcaaaaaaaatcaaagaaattgcaaatatatattttacaactCTTTATAAGGagtgaaaattaaaagaagTATTCTTCAGACGTTTGAGACGACTTGATTTTATTAGTaatattatgtttttgttcttataatttaatattttaaaccgCGCCACGACGATTAACCAACGATTGGGTCATCTAATGACATTTTAAATGCCTTTGAGAAGCCTTATAAACACTTGACTAAATCAATTAACCTTAAGTTCAGGAAAATCTCGTCGTGAAATGAGCAAAGGAGTAGAAATCTTTTACAAGGGCCAGAAGGCGTTCTTGAACATCTTCTCGTTGTGGCCTCAGAAGGAACGCTGGTGGAGAATCATCCACCAGGTGAACTATGTCCACGTAATTGTGTTTTGGGTGCTGCTCTTTGATCTCCTCTTGGTGCTCCATGTGATGGCTAACTTGAGCTACATGTCCGATGTTGTGAAAGCCATCTTTATCCTGGCCACCAGTGCAGGGCATACCACCAAGCTGCTGTCCATTAAGGCGAACAATGTGGAGATGGAGGAGCTCTTCAGGACATTGGATAACGAAGAGTTTCGTCCTAGAGGCGCCAACGAAGAGTTGATCTTTGCAGCAGCCTGTGAAGGAAGTAGGAAGCTTCGAGACTTCTATGGAGCGCTCTCGTTTGCCGCCTTGAGCATGATTCTCATACCCCAGTTCGCCTTGGACTGGTCCCACCTTCCGCTCAAAACATACAATCCGCTTGGCGAGAATCCTGGCTCACCTGCTTACTGGCTCCTCTACTGCTATCAGTGCCTGGCCTTGTCCGTGTCCTGCATCACCAACATAGGATTCGACTCTCTCTGCTCCTCCCTGTTCATTTTCATCAAGTGCCAGCTGGACATTCTGGCCGTGCGACTGGACAAGATCGGTCGGTTAAGCACTACTTCTGGTGGCACTGTGGAACAGCAACTTAAGGAAAATATCCGCTATCACATGACCATCGTTGAACTGTCGAAAACCGTGGAGCGTCTACTTTGCAAGCCGATTTCGGTGCAGATCTTCTGCTCGGTTTTGGTGCTGACTGCCAATTTTTATGCCATTGCTGTGGTGAGCTGTGAATATTGTAAAAGCCTGatttggcatttggccaagttgggTACTTAATTCAAATTTCCTCAACTAGAAGACTATCATAAATGCTTGTGTTCCCTATATGAATTTAGTTGTCTGACGAGAGGCTGGAGCTGTTTAAGTATGTGACCTATCAGGCGTGCATGCTGATTCAGATTTTTATATTGTGCTACTATGCCGGGTGGGTATTCCATATTCAAAATGCATCCCAGGCTAgtaataaatttcattggCAGTGAGGTAACCCAGCGCAGCCTGGACCTTCCGCACGAGCTGTACAAGACCTCCTGGGTGGACTGGGACTACAGGAGCCGTAGGATTGCGCTCCTCTTCATGCAACGCCTTCAGTCGACCCTGAGGATTAGGACACTAAATCCCAGTCTTGGTTTTGACCTAATGCTCTTCAGCTCGGTGAGTTCTGTTCGCGGTTCGAACTTTTTGTGCACTGTAGCCAATTTCCATAATGAGGCTCATTAGCCAATTTAAGTTCGTGGCCTATAAAAGGCTTTCCTCGGGCGGTTCATgatggaaaagtgaaaatcgtCAGCATGTCTCAGCATCAGATGGTAACGGAGGACTTCTATAAGTACCAGGTGTGGTACTTCCAAATCCTTGGTGTTTGGCAGCTCCCCACTTGGGCTGCAGACCACCAGCGTCGATTTCAGTCCATGAGGTTTGGGTTTATCCTGGTCATCCTGTTCATcatgctgctgcttttctcCTTCGAACTGTTGAACAACATTTACCAAGTGAGGGAGATCCTAAAGGTATTCTTCATGTTCGCCACCGAAATATCCTGCATGGCCAAACtattgcatttgaaattgaagAGCCGCAAACTCGCTGGCCTCGTTGATGCGATGTTGTCCCCGGAGTTCAACGTTAAAAGTGAACAGGAAAGGCAGATGCTGGAATCAGATAGAGTGGCGGTTGTCCGTATGAGGAACTTCTACGGCATCATGTCTCTGGGTGCGGCTGCCCTGATCCTTATAGTTCCCTGTTTCGACAATTTTGGGGAGCTACCACTGGCCATGTTGGAGGTGTGCAGTATCGAGGGATGGATCTGCTATTGGTCGCAGTACCTGTTCCACTCGATTTGCCTGCTGCCCACTTGTGTGCTGAATATAACCTACGACTCGGTGGCCTACTCGTTGCTCTGTTTCTTGAAGGTTCAGCTCCAAATGCTGGTCCTGAGATTAGAAAAGTTGGGTCCTGTGATTGAGCCCCAGGATAACGAGAGGATCGCCATGGAACTGCGTGAGTGTGCCGCCTACTACAACAGGATTGTTCGGTTCAAGGACTTGGTGGAGCTGTTCATTAAGTGGCCAGGATCTGTGCAGCTCATGTGTTCTGTTCTGGTGCTGGTGTCCAACCTGTACGACATGTCCACCATGTCCATTGCAAACGGCGATGCCATCTTTATGCTCAAGACCTGTATCTATCAGCTGGTGATGCTGTGGCAGATCTTCATCATTTGCTACGCCTCCAACGAGGTTACTGTCCAGAGCTCTAGGTTATGTCACAGCATCTACAGCTCGCAATGGACGGGATGGAACAGGGCAAACCGCCGGATTGTCCTGCTCATGATGCAGCGCTTTAATTCCCCGATGCTCCTGCGCACCTTTAACCCCACCTTTGCTTTCAGCTTGGAGGCCTTTGGTTCTGTAGGGCAGCAGAAAGTCCTTTATATTTCACAATTACTAGTTATCCTCTTTTTCTTTCAGATTGTTAACTGCTCCTACAGCTACTTCGCACTGCTGAAGCGCGTCAACAGTTAAATTTCGAAGCACCGCAGCACCAAAAAAGTTTCAAGTCGATTTTTAAAACCACTCAAAACTTTATGCACGTacatgaaatgaaattattgtATAGAAATTAGCagttgtttattaaatatttcgaaaaactaattttgtcTTCTTTCCTTGGGTTCCCTAAGtcttttatttactttttatgccattttatttttacactaTTTTCAAATCGTAACGGTAACGGTTTTAAAAATCTGCGCAAGACAGTCACACTGCGGAAAATACCAGACAGCTGACTGGTACGGAAAGGTAACACTAAAAAACCAACCAGAAATGCCATAACGCCTACAATTTGCTGACGGACAAAGATTAAGATGTCGGAAAACGCGAAAAACAATAGCTGCCTGCATTGCAGCGTATTCAGTACGAAATACCAGTACCAGGAGATCTTCGATGAGTTCGGAATCGAACTGGGACTGCAGTCCCTGCTGTCCAGGCACTATCAGCTCGAAGTGTCGCCCGATCCGCGGAAGCAGCAGCTCCTGTGCGAAGTGTGTGTCACCAATCTCATCCGCCTCTTTGACATCGATGAACTGGAAAGAGAACGGGAAGCTGCAAAGGCTGTGGCCCAGGACAAAGATCTCAAGGCAGAGGAGGACCCCATTGTGATTACCGAGGTCCAGCCAACTCCACCAGCTGCGAAACCAGCCCAGAAAACAGTGCCTTCAAGGCCCCTGACTAAGGTTCTGCGACCAGTGCCCATTATTCCCACCCGGGAACCGAGTGCCCGGATAAGGAATAAAGCGGCTGCTGCTTCCCATGTAACGCCTGATACGTCTAGATCTCCTGAGCCACCACAGACACCTTCCCCAGAAGATGCTGTTTCCAAAAGTGATGCAAAACTGGTTTCTAAAGTCGCAGATCAGGAGCAGTTCAGTGTCcttatacaaaatattctgGACGAAGAAGAAGCTATTGTTGAGGATGAAACCGCAGTCAAAGAGGAGTCCAGTGAAGCTGTCCAGGTCACAGAGGAAACAGAAACCCCTGCCCAAATAGTCATCCTAAACAGAGAGGTTGTGACAGAAACCAATCTGGATGAGAATGTTTACATATACGAGCATGAGGGTTTGTttgaatttcatattttccgtCCATTAACTAACACTTAAAATGTTCTAGATGTTATGGATCCAAATTTGGACAATGTTAAGGTCAAACCCATAAGATGTTCGTCTAGATTGGTAGCTCAAGCTGAGGAAAGTCAAAGCGATGATGACATCGACGAGGGAGAGACTAGCAATATTGTTCCGTTTAACTTTGTGGACATCAAAGAAAGTGGGTATAATATCTAAAACCAAAAGGCAATCCCAACTCTACATATCTTCATATTTACAGAGGATGAAGTTGATAATATTCCGGAGTACTTGGCTACCGTGGTGAAGACGAGCTTTGAAAAGCTGACATTTCAGTGGTGCACTGTGTGCAAGCATTGCTCCCTGAAGTGTCCCACATTCG
This window contains:
- the LOC6733826 gene encoding upstream-binding protein 1 isoform X2 is translated as MALSFLSQNSGLLDLQSIFDPQYTHHQQQQQHLSHHPQHHIQQHQNQQLQQERTLSTKFDLNLFNELDQMEFNNLNRSQYQNNNNNNNSISNNQNSNNNTNTTNGISENLNQIQNRHFISGYHHQHIGSDYEQVINFVDSPPNSEESWTDGQSKDSPGPQIIDVQTIYLNSGSRKRRMDWDSLDIGQSENSPTASQSGDLPSKVAHQEKEKHKREKHSGRSSWSDDIGFDLNAEFNSNSYLNNENFLSFSPTLTTLKQEPQTEQIKPSPKVSLDNAAASPSIAIAKLDEVQNSPPQAISGQDSANGSGSTANGKHDVNSGLACGCGSPQGSPLANAEYELNEKGKPQQLSVLDPAKIEIGSANGATHAEDHKFQYILAAATSIATKNNEETLTYLNQGQSYEIKLKKIGDLSLYRDKILKSVIKICFHERRLQFMEREQMQQWQQSRPGERIIEVDVPLSYGLCHVSQPLSSASLNTVEIFWDPLKEVGVYIKVNCISTEFTPKKHGGEKGVPFRLQIETYIENTNSATASGSGGSNNSAIASGSGSSGSAAPASPERTPSAGSNGKQAVHAAACQIKVFKLKGADRKHKQDREKIQKRPQSEQEKFQPSYECTIMNDISLDLVMSATTTGCYSPEYMKLWPNSPVHIPKYDGMLPFAPSAASPATSSSPIAINSVTSTNSPTLKLMDATNMVSPQHVPADMDDYSQNIMPESTPSQVTQWLTNHRLTAYLSTFAQFSGADIMRMSKEDLIQICGLADGIRMFNILRAKTIAPRLTLYASVDGCSYNAIYLLSNTAKELQQKLFKMPGFYEFMAKASAQENGAGGAATAAAAALFNNWGMHSKYSGSGSNIFNDANKSCVYISGPSGILVTITDEVLNNGIKDRSLYALEVQAGKVILKLINKQDNN
- the LOC6733826 gene encoding upstream-binding protein 1 isoform X1, coding for MALSFLSQNSGLLDLQSIFDPQYTHHQQQQQHLSHHPQHHIQQHQNQQLQQERTLSTKFDLNLFNELDQMEFNNLNRSQYQNNNNNNNSISNNQNSNNNTNTTNGISENLNQIQNRHFISGYHHQHIGSDYEQVINFVDSPPNSEESWTEGSSLIEQITIVVDGQSKDSPGPQIIDVQTIYLNSGSRKRRMDWDSLDIGQSENSPTASQSGDLPSKVAHQEKEKHKREKHSGRSSWSDDIGFDLNAEFNSNSYLNNENFLSFSPTLTTLKQEPQTEQIKPSPKVSLDNAAASPSIAIAKLDEVQNSPPQAISGQDSANGSGSTANGKHDVNSGLACGCGSPQGSPLANAEYELNEKGKPQQLSVLDPAKIEIGSANGATHAEDHKFQYILAAATSIATKNNEETLTYLNQGQSYEIKLKKIGDLSLYRDKILKSVIKICFHERRLQFMEREQMQQWQQSRPGERIIEVDVPLSYGLCHVSQPLSSASLNTVEIFWDPLKEVGVYIKVNCISTEFTPKKHGGEKGVPFRLQIETYIENTNSATASGSGGSNNSAIASGSGSSGSAAPASPERTPSAGSNGKQAVHAAACQIKVFKLKGADRKHKQDREKIQKRPQSEQEKFQPSYECTIMNDISLDLVMSATTTGCYSPEYMKLWPNSPVHIPKYDGMLPFAPSAASPATSSSPIAINSVTSTNSPTLKLMDATNMVSPQHVPADMDDYSQNIMPESTPSQVTQWLTNHRLTAYLSTFAQFSGADIMRMSKEDLIQICGLADGIRMFNILRAKTIAPRLTLYASVDGCSYNAIYLLSNTAKELQQKLFKMPGFYEFMAKASAQENGAGGAATAAAAALFNNWGMHSKYSGSGSNIFNDANKSCVYISGPSGILVTITDEVLNNGIKDRSLYALEVQAGKVILKLINKQDNN
- the LOC6733827 gene encoding uncharacterized protein LOC6733827: MDCLHIILFIYIYFLCFLAWEVQGDCQILQYMVEQSNGIFTYRDASGSIQLQRLETVPSGVTLLMYCSPTDFKETMCQDNGQFSVPLPMHCLSPMQPVPKDIRDGDCAGNLYAVGYTIDGKDLELYRTCFDSGQGRLLYSQSDVYYKTFFPKRPFVEFVADEMFSPQEAAAYMKSNIYFAFKCIYGDDQSYLPSANYLVINRGHMVASADFLFTDQMGSTFRYLNVVPQFKSINDGNWEKIERWVRSQIPNSSYFRVKSGGIGILTLPDTKGFLQSAFLAGSKIPVPEWTYKVVRDATGNGLYVFLTYNSTFQRERPQCLAICYPVNCPIALPNNPDDGFTFCCDPKRFPY
- the LOC6733828 gene encoding uncharacterized protein LOC6733828; the encoded protein is MSKGVEIFYKGQKAFLNIFSLWPQKERWWRIIHQVNYVHVIVFWVLLFDLLLVLHVMANLSYMSDVVKAIFILATSAGHTTKLLSIKANNVEMEELFRTLDNEEFRPRGANEELIFAAACEGSRKLRDFYGALSFAALSMILIPQFALDWSHLPLKTYNPLGENPGSPAYWLLYCYQCLALSVSCITNIGFDSLCSSLFIFIKCQLDILAVRLDKIGRLSTTSGGTVEQQLKENIRYHMTIVELSKTVERLLCKPISVQIFCSVLVLTANFYAIAVLSDERLELFKYVTYQACMLIQIFILCYYAGEVTQRSLDLPHELYKTSWVDWDYRSRRIALLFMQRLQSTLRIRTLNPSLGFDLMLFSSGSLANLSSWPIKGFPRAVHDGKVKIVSMSQHQMVTEDFYKYQVWYFQILGVWQLPTWAADHQRRFQSMRFGFILVILFIMLLLFSFELLNNIYQVREILKVFFMFATEISCMAKLLHLKLKSRKLAGLVDAMLSPEFNVKSEQERQMLESDRVAVVRMRNFYGIMSLGAAALILIVPCFDNFGELPLAMLEVCSIEGWICYWSQYLFHSICLLPTCVLNITYDSVAYSLLCFLKVQLQMLVLRLEKLGPVIEPQDNERIAMELRECAAYYNRIVRFKDLVELFIKWPGSVQLMCSVLVLVSNLYDMSTMSIANGDAIFMLKTCIYQLVMLWQIFIICYASNEVTVQSSRLCHSIYSSQWTGWNRANRRIVLLMMQRFNSPMLLRTFNPTFAFSLEAFGSIVNCSYSYFALLKRVNS
- the LOC6733826 gene encoding upstream-binding protein 1 isoform X3, translated to MALSFLSQNSGLLDLQSIFDPQYTHHQQQQQHLSHHPQHHIQQHQNQQLQQERTLSTKFDLNLFNELDQMEFNNLNRSQYQNNNNNNNSISNNQNSNNNTNTTNGISENLNQIQNRHFISGYHHQHIGSDYEQVINFVDSPPNSEESWTEGSSLIEQITIVVDGQSKDSPGPQIIDVQTIYLNSGSRKRRMDWDSLDIGQSENSPTASQSGDLPSKVAHQEKEKHKREKHSGRSSWSDDIGFDLNAEFNSNSYLNNENFLSFSPTLTTLKQEPQTEQIKPSPKVSLDNAAASPSIAIAKLDEVQNSPPQAISGQDSANGSGSTANGKHDVNSGLACGCGSPQGSPLANAEYELNEKGKPQQLSVLDPAKIEIGSANGATHAEDHKFQYILAAATSIATKNNEETLTYLNQGQSYEIKLKKIGDLSLYRDKILKSVIKICFHERRLQFMEREQMQQWQQSRPGERIIEVDVPLSYGLCHVSQPLSSASLNTVEIFWDPLKEVGVYIKVNCISTEFTPKKHGGEKGVPFRLQIETYIENTNSATASGSGGSNNSAIASGSGSSGSAAPASPERTPSAGSNGKQAVHAAACQIKVFKLKGADRKHKQDREKIQKRPQSEQEKFQPSYECTIMNDISLDLVMSATTTGCYSPEYGTMGNSNCEFRAGVPRIREHALASEGSSLLPTSDTERALLDFMKLWPNSPVHIPKYDGMLPFAPSAASPATSSSPIAINSVTSTNSPTLKLMDATNMVSPQHVPADMDDYSQNIMPESTPSQVTQWLTNHRLTAYLSTFAQFSGADIMRMSKEDLIQICGLADGIRMFNILRAKTIAPRLTLYASVDGCSYNAIYLLSNTAKELQQKLFKMPGFYEFMAKASAQENGAGGAATAAAAALFNNWGMHSKYSGSGSNIFNDANKSCVYISGPSGILVTITDEVLNNGIKDRSLYALEVQAGKVILKLINKQDNN